The genomic segment acaaagaataatataaaatcatatttgcAGCTCTctgaaacaacaacacaaacagaaAGGAGCGTAAGGAGAAGACGAAAAAGCAAAAGATCGAACCATGAAAAAAACCACCGGTGGCGTAAATCCGCCGCCGCGGCACTTGGCGGAATAGGCGGAGATACGAAAGAAACAAGTGCAGAGAAGGGATTAGGATTCCCTCGAAGAGAATCTGAAGATCGACGAATCTTCTCAGTCGCTAATCTCCCACCCACAAATCCAAagcgcctctctctctctctctgtctttttctctatctctctctaagCACTAGAAACGGTCACTGTAGCTCCAAATGAGGAACGAACggacttctctcttttttttcaattttttcaattaactaatttttatttttttagggaGCTTCATACAGTATATATACTCCATAGTGTATTACTccaaataagattttaatattttagaattttgtaagatttaggagatgtttaggagatttgatACATAGTGTATTTATAGTGTATTCATAGTGTATtataatctatatttatttataatctttATAGTGTGTATTCATAGtgtattataatcttatatttatttggttaatattttaaaattctgagctttgtttcttttttggttaattaatcctctttctatatttatttgttggtaattaaactttaaatttaactCATTTTAAATGTTAAATAGGGATAAATTAATGAgaattgagaagaaaaatacaGCTCTTTAGGATAAAAGGGAGATTATTTCAATCCAATAACTCATATtaatttgtataatatatttgtgtaaCTTAATTCACCTTATGTTGAACCTGATTAATTTGAAAAAACGAGAAATGTGCAATgcaaatagtatatttttataaactagTTTAACAACGACGTCGTATTCTGCGCTTCCCGCACAAAGCACTCCGTTATCCCGTTGTCGTTAGTCCCACTGGAGACATAAACGGCAAAGCATTTGCAGTGGGAAACTGGAAAGACCAAATACAACAAACTAGAAATCACAGGCACTTAagcttttaaaatataacaatagTTTTATAAATCTAATTCTAGAAACACAAAAGGAAGCCAAACCATGCCCATGCATAGAGgttgataacaaaaacaaggaGTCATGAAGATCCCCTAGCTAAaaggaaaaacgaaaaaaacaaaaaagagcaaACAAACACTAGTAAACGGGACCAAGAGTACGTAGTAAGTAACACCATGTTTGAAACATGATTTCAACCAAAGAGACGCTCCATTATGAACTCAGAATTTTCATTAAAGTAGTCGAGAATACGCTTGGTGGCTTCACACACTCCGCCAGAGGCGTAGTACTCGGTGTGCATATTGAAATAGTAGTCAACCTGATCAGATCCATCTGCTTTCACTACCTTGTTGCTGCTAGTGCAACCAACCAGTCTATTCTTCAACTTCTCTGCAACAGCAATGAGCGTTGGAAAGTTTGCTCTTTTAAGTATAGAGCTTCCCGCAGTCGCAGGGTCCTCGTGCAAAATCCTAAAATACTCTGGCTTGTCAGTTTTATTGATTGCTTCATCTGCTTTTTCCCAATTGCTTACTTCAGTTGCTAACTCGGGAGCTTCGAGAACAGGGGATCCACCATAAATAAGATATTGTTCGACAACAAGATACCCTGCCATGTCTGTCCACGAAAGGATTTTAGCAACATGGAAACAAGCCTCAGTGAAACGACCGTAGTGGTCATTGCAAATATCGAGGACTGCACTCAGAACAGTTCTACGGATCTTATAGTTCTGACCATACGAGTTTCGGTAGCAGATAGCATCTTCCACGTCATTGAACACTGAGACATGTTCTTTTTCTGCAAGAAGATCCCTAGCAACAACACGAAGAGCTTTCAAACGCTTGTCGGAAAAATTTCTGAAGTTTGATACTGTGACATTCTTGTAAAGCATGATCACTAGGTAACCCAAGATAGCAATCGCCTTAGAGAGATCAATGATCTTTGTTGGGACGGTTAAACCATTTCTTGCGGCATCTGAAGGAATCTTTATGATTCTCAATCTCCTACCCATCGAACGAACAGCAGCTTGAAGCTCTTCTGCGATTCCCGGCAATAAGCAGCAGATCCCTCCGAGGTAATAGGTTGCTCTTTGGTCTCTATTGGTGGAGGGCACTTTCTTTGCACACTCTAGATTCATCTCGAAGGCTAAGTAAGAGTTGTTGCCTATCGGAGATGGATCAGGAAGAATCATATCTACTTCCTTCTCAATGGATCTCTTCCCCTTCACATTCGTCCTCATTATGTTTTCTTGCTCGTTGGAATTTGCCATTTTTGCACAAAGTTACTGTGACTTAGGGGTGTTACTTGTTAGAGGAAGTGGCCATGTTTATATACAAGAAAATTTAGGTAGAACCGTGGAAGTGGAAACGTTAAAAGTGCCTTTAAGACAGAGATGCATGCCTCTTTTCTTTACTCAAATCAAGTCCcaatactttctttttttcattaatcaaatTCCCAATACTTGTTGTTGGCTTTTCGACTACTTTATTTGATGATGAATTGTTGTTAGTCCCAATATCTCTATCTATCTAAGCGCAAGAAACGGTCACTGTGGCTCTCTAATTGAGGAACGAACgggcttctctcttttttcaaattttcaactaagaattttttgttttggtggatTTATATACAAACGTTTCACTTTGTGAGAATATAATTTTGATGATGAGAAAGAACCATGTTTAGAGCTTAATGGTAAAACAAGATAAGAAATCTtataaatatgcaaaaatataaGTTGAAGATAAATTAAAGATATCGCAATATATCCAcgtgaaatgaaaaaaaaatacactaaaatacACCAAGCTTTGCTAGATTTTCTCTAGAAACGTCTAATCTTCTGTGTAAAATACCGAAAAAATTGTCCAAAACAGTACAAAATAATAAAGGAAAGAAGTCAACACTTTTGCACAAAGAGCCTCTATCATACACCAACTCGAGGCTTTCCCTTCACTCAACAAGCACCCGTCCGGTGAGCTGACCTTAGAAACAGTCCGCGGCAAAGGCGTTTTAACCTCGTGACCTGGAGCGATTAACAAGCAATGGATTCAGAAACCATGAGTATGGAAGCAAGCAACACATCATCACCTAATGTTATGTGGCATCTGCACACAGATCTATCTACATGTTCAGATATTCAAAACCACATTCCAGCCAGGTAAGCCACGACAATCGATAATCCGAGTTTGACTCTGTTACTAACACTACATATTTGTTTCTTCACACAAACTAGACTACATGATTTCCTCCGAGGCCGGAAGCTAGAAAACTCATAACTACAGTACTTTGAAGAGAGAAGATGTTCCTCAAATAGCCTACTCAGTAGAGCATATATCAAGCAAAAATATAAAACGTGAGAGTGTACCTCGACTATTTTGAGTGCGTGGAACAATGAATTTCACTTGTCAGTGTGACCCCTTTTGGCCTTACGACGGCCATGATGGTGAGGGTGTTTAACAGGTATCTTTGTCTTTTTGCTGCGATAAACAATAATATGAGATATTTCTATgattaagaatattatataaaaacaactAAATGGGGCTATTAGGAGACTTGCCAGAAGAGAGAACAGAGCACTCTGTAAGCAACGAAGATGGGTAATGCCAATAATGCAGATGCCTACAGTAGATAGATTTTCGATTTTAAGTTAGAGAGGCAACAAATAAATCATGCAGTCTTAGAATACGTTCTGGAAGAAAGCAAGGCATATACcgcaaaccaaacaaactcaTTGGTAGCAAAAGGCTCCGTCAGCTCATGGTTTTTCAGTTTTCGTTCGACATGGGCTTGGACCTTCACAGATAAACATATAGATTTTAGCTTTAAAAGTCGAGCATACTTGTTGATGAATTTAAGAAGTGGAATAACtcagatatatatttataatatgcaCAAGGTTCGGTTTCAGACCTGATGGTGATAAGTTGTGGCGGATTCAAGGAACTCTTTATAGACTATGATCACCTTGGTTGTGTAAGGCTTCATTGCAACCTTCATTTTATCAACATGTGGTTTTGTGGTCGTTGCCACTTGGTCAACATATGGCTTGCTGAACTTTTTGGCCTCCTGGAGATTGTAACAAACATCCATGAATATTAGCTGACTAATGTCTACCAGACCAATCGGTAAAAGAATAAACTAATAAAGACATAATACCTGATAATAGGGGTCTACAAATTCTTGAACCGTGAAAATGTGAGGGGAAACAGCACTCTTTGATGCATGGTAAGCCTCTTTAGCTTTGCTGGATAGTGTTCGGACGTGCGGCTCAACATGTGAACTAACGGTTTCTTTGATGGCTGGAATATATTTCTGTAAGTAGTGTCATTAAACATAGTATAAATGAGCCAATTATAGTACATAAAAAGTGCAGGCATTCAATTAATGCCAAAGAAATTTTCTGCGAAAGATTTTGCCAATAAGATGCTTACAGTTTTAACGTTTTCCACATGTGGTTCAGCCCACTTCTCAGCGTGAGCTTTTGCTTCCGTCACCTAATCAATAATATGTTAAAACTTCATTAGCCAGATGCTCTCATACTGTTTAGAGGTATAAATATCAATAGGACAGAATTGAAACAGCACCTTTAGAATTACTATCTCCACAGCAGGTTTCCCATGGGCCTCCCAATGTGTCCCGGTATAAGTCTATGAGTAAATGAAATTTCCCATGTTAATTGTGGGGAAAACTGCTATGTTACAAAACAGTAAAAAGGCAACAATAACCTTACCTGAAATTTGTACCAGTGAACAGCAAGCCAAGGGGGAAGCCACGAACCATGAGCCTGAGTAAATAAAACAATGGACATTAGCTTTCTGCTGAATCCAGGCTTCCAGGCTCTGCTAAATTCCCAAACAATGACAAATATAATACTACAATAGCTTCAGAGACAGCCAAATGGAAAGCTGTGTCAAATTAATACCTCCAGCAGTTCCTTCGCCTTTGTGGTTGCTTCAAGCTTTGTCCTCAACATTTCTTcctgaaattaaaatttggattaaGCTTATGTGAGGCAGAAACCAAAAGCGTCGGAAATCTAATTTAATAAGAGGTTACTGTACCTCAGCTATCTTAATAGCACGTTCAAGTTTACCGATTTTGTTCTTCTGCTCTTCATTTGTTTTCTGAAGCTGCAAGACATCATACTATAATTAAACATCTTCAGGACAATACTATAAGAATTCACTCAACCAAAAGTACATATCCATATAAGCATGGTCGATGGTATAGTAAGGAGGGAATCAGATTGCATCATGAAACTTGTTCTAAAGTACTCCCATACAACTCAAGCACGAACTTAGATCAAACACAAGTATCAAATAATGCAAGGACCTCACCTAAGGAGATCTAATATAGCTGAGAATGGAAACTGGAATGGTAATATTAATATCATAGAATAAATGACGAGGCTTAGAGCAGGAAGATATTTTAAACTCAACCCTAAACAAAGTCTAGCTAAAGCTGAGGTAAAAGACCGTAACTTAGCATTCACCATGTCTCATAGAGTATAAAACAAATGGAACTGtgtaaagagaaaatgaaacaaGGGATGTAAAGAGACATACTTTGTCAAAGCTGGAGTTAAGTTCACTTAGCTTCTTCTCAGCTTCATTAGTCCGAGCTTCAGTTAAATCTTTCTCCTTGTTTTTTTGCTCCAAAAAGTTCTTGAGTACCTCTACCTGAATGACAGAAATAGCAtcacaaaaaaatcagattccGTGTGCATATATTCTAGCCGTATAAAACAGATAGAGATCTTGAACTTTAAAAGTCTCACCTGCTTCTCTAATTCAGCAGCTCGTGCTTGAGCCTTTCCCAATTGTTTTGCAGAATCTGATGATCCCTTTTTCTGGAGAGGAGTGAAAACATACAGATCAGATGTATAAGCCAAACATGTCGAACAATTTACGACAAGTAGGCGAAATGGAAACCATATTAGATCCATACTTGTAGTGATGAGACTTCAGTATGCAAAGAAGCAATCTtgtcttccttttctttaagaATTTTCTCCTTCTCTGCTACTAACTCGTCTTTGCCCTTAACTTCCCGGGCTTTCTCATCGATTTGGGATTCTTcacaacaaaagcaaaacgaAAACATAACAGCTCATAAACCAAAACTTGCATCATTCACCAAATAAAACAAGCACTATATAAATAACAAGCTCGAAGCTGAAGAACGGATTTGGCATATTTCACAATTCGACATTGGCCAAGGGTATATAAGTTTAAAAGATTCACAAATCTGAAATCGATCCAAAAGCTACCAGCTTTTAAGTCAATGCGAACACACATTTTAAGTAGCTGAAACTCCGATTCCAATACgaatctaaaaatcaaaacttttggaAATTACTCGATCAGAGGGAAAGAGTTTGAAACAATGCAAAGTCGCTAACAACTAACCTAAGGCACGGATCTTGGCATTAAGCTGATCCAGTTGGATCTTAGAGGAGCCATCATCGGATCCAGCAACCTCATCAACAGCATCGGCGAAGACGGTGGTGGTGAAAATCAAAGCAAGAAGTAAAAAAGCCACGAGCTTCGTAGCCACCGTCATGTCTCTAGATTTAAACACCACCGTCGATTAACGAATAGTGACGgagattccaaaaaaaaaaaaaaaaaaaaaaNGAGAAACGTTTCCTCTCTCTCTGGGTCTCTCTCACTGTtaatgtatgtgtatatatttatgaaGGAAGGTCTCTGTGTATTTTTTTTGACCATCGACCGTAAGAAATTTCTTTAACAGCGTGCGAAGACgaaacacagagagagagaaaggtttTGTGTTGACGACGTGATGGCTTCGTCGTGGGTTATGTCGTGACCGACGAGGACGCGGCGTTCATCGGATCCACTTATGTATTTCACATTAATGACGTGGCAGAGATCCAAACGTTGattatttctgttttaattttttgggtTGAAAATATGACCAACCATATTTACCGGTCGATATTAATGTCTCGTATTCAAAGTTCACTTGAGTGATCAGATCAGATCTCAAATCTACTATTTAGTAAGCTAATGAGTAACAACAACTAGTACAAATTTTACTATGTACAGTATGTCCGATTGAAACCATTAGAATAAGCAACTTTTCTATTCTGAATTTTCAACGAATCTTCCAATGTATAAACATTGCCTGACGAGAGAGCTAaagaatctttgttttt from the Camelina sativa cultivar DH55 chromosome 12, Cs, whole genome shotgun sequence genome contains:
- the LOC104730163 gene encoding uncharacterized protein LOC104730163, with the protein product MTVATKLVAFLLLALIFTTTVFADAVDEVAGSDDGSSKIQLDQLNAKIRALESQIDEKAREVKGKDELVAEKEKILKEKEDKIASLHTEVSSLQKKGSSDSAKQLGKAQARAAELEKQVEVLKNFLEQKNKEKDLTEARTNEAEKKLSELNSSFDKLQKTNEEQKNKIGKLERAIKIAEEEMLRTKLEATTKAKELLEAHGSWLPPWLAVHWYKFQTYTGTHWEAHGKPAVEIVILKVTEAKAHAEKWAEPHVENVKTKYIPAIKETVSSHVEPHVRTLSSKAKEAYHASKSAVSPHIFTVQEFVDPYYQEAKKFSKPYVDQVATTTKPHVDKMKVAMKPYTTKVIIVYKEFLESATTYHHQVQAHVERKLKNHELTEPFATNEFVWFAASALLALPIFVAYRVLCSLFCKKTKIPVKHPHHHGRRKAKRGHTDK